A single region of the Salmo salar chromosome ssa16, Ssal_v3.1, whole genome shotgun sequence genome encodes:
- the LOC106574085 gene encoding FRAS1-related extracellular matrix protein 1: MYMQDDMENLKDSFTMQLTDGCHTVQGTTKIIVLPVNDEKPWLLKNAGVEVDCMDRKVISGVVWRRRPGHSSQSDLLYPQHWAQVWEAAAQDAKHDPSSNDTENQLIYNVVPRYTLPS; encoded by the exons ATGTACATGCAGGATGACATGGAAAACCTGAAGGACTCGTTCACCATGCAGCTGACAGATGGCTGCCACACAGTCCAGGGGACAACGAAGATCATCGTCCTACCAGTCAATGATGAAAAACCCTGGCTGCTGAA GAATGCAGGTGTAGAGGTGGACTGTATGGATAGGAAGGTGATCTCTGGTGTGGTGTGGAGGCGAAGACCTGGACACTCGTCCCAGTCAGATCTACTATATCCTCAACACTGGGCCCAGGTTTGGGAAGCTGCAGCTCAAGATGCAAAGCACGACCCTTCTTCAAATGACACTGAGAATCAACTTATTTATAATGTTGTCCCCAGATACACCTTACCCAGCTAG